The Aureitalea marina genome includes a window with the following:
- a CDS encoding mechanosensitive ion channel family protein: MIKFKKELNLSILGLLIGCSLLPLTMLQAQENVVKQMLTDSVSLSQREVVIPIKEEELPVVLSEIKVRSLKWANSLPERSEINAKLVKNDSFLVVVDSLLFVVRRTNTKRVNVRGLINLELFWKDQRNKLKIERDGLSSAIKRLQADRQKQTNSQLDQIETRFVNDSITIDSRTESLALQVIGQQDSINSEVQWRKDLLLEGLNNTITRLIDVELIVEDIEQTLSERERNLYRHAETPMYQLDYKGFRLGDSVSSFSKRFGGEWKAFKSYLMSKQNILFLAIGFVIMIVVLFYWLRNRLNQKDLTNLTAFQSSLVSILNQPLSAALLFGFFVVSGFFANAPPLMDDLMILILLVPILQLHARLIKPDLMPYLWLFAILILIRFIDGFMPQYTVGYRLLLLLFSLIQWIALLPWIREKRILELQNKRLNRIIYFTFWIHWIGLTIAIIANFLGFVDMARVFTEALVANLIGIIILYFSCIVLIGGLHFLLGNTWFQRFNVVRIHEVYLKRLVSRIVVFIALICWVRMLLRVFYVRRSVENWLTSLLTDPINMGSISFTLSSIFYFFLIIWLSVLISKAIKVVLNDDILVRIPLNKGVPRMITAISQFTIIVFGVLFATRYIGMPLDQLTIIFSAFSVGIGFGLQNIFNNLVSGVILLFERPIQIGDTVEVGTLMGVVKSMGIRSSNIKTFDGAEVIVPNGQLISQEVINWTLSDRHRRIEVISGVAYGSDVHRVKKLLLQVLEENPDIMKDPKPLVLFNAMGESSLDFRMLFWTAQFDDWVRVKSEIVFAVHDILYANDIEIPFPQRDLHIKSFEGRFPGNDE; this comes from the coding sequence ATGATCAAATTCAAGAAAGAATTGAACCTGTCTATTCTGGGGCTTTTGATTGGTTGTAGTCTGTTGCCACTTACCATGCTCCAAGCCCAGGAGAATGTTGTAAAGCAGATGCTTACAGACAGTGTGAGCTTATCCCAAAGAGAAGTTGTCATTCCAATTAAAGAGGAGGAGTTACCAGTAGTTTTGTCAGAGATCAAGGTCCGATCGCTTAAGTGGGCCAATTCCCTTCCGGAACGATCAGAAATCAATGCTAAGCTGGTAAAAAATGACTCGTTCCTTGTTGTGGTAGATTCTCTTTTATTTGTAGTCCGAAGGACAAACACAAAACGAGTAAACGTCCGAGGCTTGATAAACTTGGAACTTTTCTGGAAGGACCAAAGGAACAAGCTCAAAATTGAACGAGATGGGCTTTCCTCAGCAATTAAACGACTGCAGGCAGACAGACAAAAACAAACTAATAGCCAACTTGATCAGATTGAAACTCGCTTTGTCAATGACTCCATTACTATTGACTCTAGGACCGAAAGTCTCGCCTTACAGGTGATTGGACAACAGGACAGTATCAATAGTGAAGTCCAATGGAGAAAAGATTTACTACTTGAGGGTCTTAATAATACTATAACCAGATTGATCGATGTCGAATTGATCGTGGAGGATATAGAGCAAACCCTTTCTGAGCGCGAAAGAAATTTATATAGACATGCTGAAACACCCATGTATCAATTGGATTACAAGGGATTCAGATTAGGAGATTCAGTGTCTTCATTTAGTAAACGATTTGGTGGTGAATGGAAAGCCTTTAAGTCCTATTTAATGAGTAAACAGAACATTCTATTTCTGGCCATTGGTTTCGTTATAATGATTGTTGTGTTATTCTATTGGTTGAGAAATCGACTGAACCAAAAAGACTTGACTAACCTCACTGCATTCCAGTCTAGCTTAGTTTCTATTTTAAACCAGCCATTGAGTGCCGCTTTATTGTTTGGCTTCTTTGTTGTTTCTGGTTTCTTTGCAAATGCACCACCGCTAATGGATGACCTTATGATCCTGATCCTTTTGGTGCCAATACTTCAATTACATGCGCGGTTGATAAAGCCAGATTTGATGCCCTACCTCTGGTTGTTTGCCATTTTGATCTTGATTCGATTTATAGACGGTTTCATGCCGCAGTATACAGTTGGATATCGTTTATTACTATTGCTGTTTTCACTTATACAGTGGATTGCATTACTTCCATGGATAAGAGAAAAGAGAATACTTGAGCTGCAGAATAAACGCTTGAATCGGATTATCTATTTCACTTTTTGGATACATTGGATCGGACTTACCATCGCGATTATTGCCAATTTTCTTGGTTTTGTTGATATGGCCCGAGTATTTACCGAAGCACTGGTGGCAAACTTGATCGGGATTATTATTTTGTATTTCAGTTGTATAGTCCTAATTGGTGGGCTTCATTTTTTGCTTGGTAATACGTGGTTTCAGCGTTTTAATGTGGTACGCATCCATGAAGTATATTTGAAGCGGCTGGTTTCCCGGATAGTGGTGTTCATCGCCCTCATTTGCTGGGTACGTATGTTATTGCGGGTATTTTATGTGCGGCGATCTGTTGAAAATTGGCTTACTTCCTTATTGACAGACCCAATCAATATGGGGTCTATCAGTTTTACCCTAAGCAGTATTTTCTATTTCTTCCTGATCATCTGGCTTTCTGTTCTGATCTCCAAAGCGATCAAAGTGGTTCTCAATGATGACATCCTTGTCCGCATACCGCTGAACAAAGGAGTTCCCAGAATGATCACGGCGATTTCTCAATTTACCATCATTGTGTTTGGGGTATTGTTCGCAACCCGGTATATCGGGATGCCCTTGGATCAACTAACCATTATTTTCAGTGCCTTCAGTGTGGGGATCGGTTTTGGACTACAGAACATTTTCAACAACCTGGTCTCCGGGGTCATCCTATTATTTGAACGACCTATACAGATTGGCGATACCGTAGAAGTTGGTACCCTGATGGGGGTTGTAAAGTCTATGGGTATCCGCTCCAGCAACATTAAGACTTTCGACGGAGCCGAGGTCATAGTGCCCAATGGGCAGCTCATTTCCCAGGAAGTGATCAACTGGACACTTTCTGACCGGCACAGGCGGATAGAAGTGATCTCGGGCGTGGCTTACGGAAGCGATGTTCATCGGGTAAAGAAGTTATTGTTACAAGTGCTTGAGGAGAACCCGGACATCATGAAAGACCCGAAACCCCTTGTATTGTTCAATGCTATGGGCGAAAGTTCCTTGGATTTCCGCATGCTTTTTTGGACGGCCCAGTTTGACGATTGGGTAAGGGTAAAGAGTGAAATTGTCTTTGCCGTGCATGATATCTTGTATGCCAATGATATCGAGATCCCTTTCCCTCAGCGGGATCTGCATATCAAATCTTTCGAGGGAAGATTTCCTGGGAACGATGAATAG
- a CDS encoding efflux transporter outer membrane subunit, translated as MKRLFAIGLTILLLHSCKVGKNYKGTEFNQPTSFAQVNPDDTVVYDSIRTDTIVLDTAAIEWWTMYDDPILNDLINEAFLNNRDAMIASENVLQARFALNIQNADLLPQVTLNGEVTRGNFVMNQVGQTNNLVFGSGSVYWEIDLWGRIRRLSEAARADLMATEYGYRGVMISLVSEVASTYFALLQAKSQYEIAQRNARSRDSMVQIIKARYDKGIVPIIDVDQSTIQYTIAAGAVPQYERQIVQLQNALSILLGRNPGPVETGTPLEEQNYNLDIPVQTPVELLARRPDVVAAEYQVIGQNARVGSAKANRLPTISLNAFGGVAANDFKSLSFSNPLWSLGGQIMAPLIYWGRLKRQVDIEDSRQMQALYKYQNTVFGAIAEVEDILVDIRTTKVEIEIANERKRSALQAQYLSMERYNKGVTSYLEFLEQQRQAFDAELLLENLRASLLTSYVQLYKAVGGGWLTPEERDAARQTE; from the coding sequence ATGAAAAGATTATTCGCAATAGGACTGACCATTCTTCTGCTGCACAGTTGCAAGGTTGGTAAGAATTATAAGGGAACAGAGTTCAATCAGCCTACTTCTTTCGCCCAGGTAAACCCGGATGACACCGTAGTCTATGACTCTATCCGGACAGACACCATTGTCTTGGATACTGCTGCGATCGAATGGTGGACCATGTATGACGATCCAATCTTGAACGACCTGATCAATGAAGCCTTTTTGAACAACCGGGACGCCATGATCGCTTCAGAAAATGTGCTGCAAGCCCGATTTGCTCTCAACATACAAAATGCCGATCTATTGCCTCAAGTTACCCTCAATGGCGAGGTCACTAGGGGTAACTTTGTCATGAATCAAGTTGGGCAAACCAATAATCTGGTATTTGGATCGGGAAGTGTATACTGGGAAATTGATCTTTGGGGACGAATTCGTCGATTATCTGAAGCCGCACGCGCCGATCTAATGGCTACCGAATATGGTTACCGCGGTGTGATGATCTCCTTGGTTAGTGAAGTCGCGAGCACCTATTTTGCGCTATTACAGGCCAAAAGTCAATATGAGATCGCTCAGCGAAACGCCAGGTCAAGAGATAGTATGGTACAGATTATCAAGGCACGATACGATAAGGGTATTGTACCCATTATCGATGTGGATCAATCAACTATTCAATATACCATCGCAGCTGGAGCTGTTCCACAGTATGAAAGGCAGATTGTTCAATTACAGAACGCCTTGAGTATACTGCTTGGAAGAAATCCGGGACCGGTAGAGACAGGAACACCTTTGGAAGAACAGAATTACAATTTAGATATTCCGGTACAGACTCCCGTCGAACTTCTAGCTAGACGTCCTGATGTCGTAGCAGCAGAATACCAGGTTATCGGTCAGAATGCCCGGGTTGGTTCTGCCAAGGCAAATCGGTTGCCTACCATTAGTCTAAACGCATTTGGTGGTGTTGCTGCAAACGATTTTAAAAGTTTATCCTTTTCAAACCCGCTTTGGAGCCTTGGCGGGCAGATCATGGCACCACTAATCTATTGGGGACGTTTAAAACGTCAGGTCGATATTGAGGATAGTCGGCAAATGCAGGCGCTTTATAAATATCAAAATACGGTATTTGGGGCTATTGCAGAGGTAGAAGATATTTTGGTGGATATACGAACCACCAAGGTGGAGATTGAGATTGCGAATGAAAGAAAGCGCTCGGCGCTTCAGGCCCAATATCTCTCTATGGAACGCTACAATAAGGGAGTTACCAGTTACCTGGAATTTTTGGAACAACAGCGACAGGCCTTTGATGCTGAATTGCTTTTGGAAAATCTCAGAGCATCTTTATTGACGAGCTATGTTCAACTTTATAAAGCAGTTGGTGGTGGATGGCTCACTCCTGAAGAACGAGATGCAGCCCGGCAAACTGAGTGA
- a CDS encoding efflux RND transporter permease subunit yields the protein MAESKGNFFVHRPIVAMVIAIVIVIVGGVSVIGLAIEQYPNLTPPIVEVRATYTGANALNVEESVATPIEQEMNGVDNMIYMKSTNANDGTMVIQVSFDVGTDPDMNTVLAQNRVSAATAKLPSAVTQYGVTTKKSLPSQLMLITLTTDNPAHNNAEFLGNYGLINIKDRLARVPGIGRVDILGAANYSMRIWIKPDLLAVRGITVPEIVNAINEQNVIVPGGKFGAEPAPPGTEFTYTVRLPDRFNSPEAFEDIVIRTLSDGSQIKIGDVARVALGVETYSMIPRLGINVTGREADPKAAAIVALYQAPGSNAVELADNIKTEMVDISQDFPEGMNYDVSLDTTLPITAGIRDIVVTLIIALILVILVVFIFIQDWRATLIPTLAIPVSLIGAFMFFPLLGFTINVLSLLGLVLAIGIVVDDAIVVVEAVQVNIEKGMSTKAATIEAMKKVTAPVIATTLVLVAVFIPVAGMAGITGILYQQFAITIVVSVLVSSLNALTLSPALCSILLKKPKPYGGPLGAFFKAFNKWMGKTTDSYMSVTHVVTRKMKRGVIFIVLLTVGAAIFGKLVPGGFIPEEDMGYFYVNIQLPNAASLQRTDEIGSQVEEILLGFEEVEYVTNATGYSLLSGAMATNNAFMFATLKDWGDRDFTAKELINQVNIALATKIKGGQAFAFGPPAIPGLGNGSGFSIMLQDKGGNTPEYLSQNAGKFIQAANAREEIGSAFTTFQSTVPQRFMDIDKEKALKLGVSLNDLYTSIGAFMGGAYVNDFTRFGRLYKTYIQAESEYRVDEKQIENFFIKNKEGEMVPLSTLATVKPVSGPDYTTRFNLFRSVEVTGGPAPGYSSAQAMAALTEVASEVLPADMTTSWNAMSFQENKASGSLGVILTFSLVFVFLILAAQYESWSLPFSILLGTPFAIFGALMFLWIARQFSVSFENNIFAQVSFVMLIGMAAKNAILIVEFANDEFKKGLSLFDAAINAAKSRFRPILMTAFSFILGVFPLVIASGTGAEARKVMGMALLGGMSVATFLGVFFYPMLFVLIGKLAGYEKKRDAQMSTQQTSEE from the coding sequence CAGGCCAATTGTGGCCATGGTGATCGCTATAGTGATCGTCATTGTAGGTGGGGTGTCCGTGATCGGGTTGGCCATTGAACAATACCCTAATCTGACTCCACCTATTGTAGAAGTTCGGGCCACTTACACAGGCGCAAATGCTTTAAATGTAGAAGAATCTGTTGCCACCCCTATTGAACAAGAGATGAATGGGGTGGACAATATGATCTACATGAAAAGTACAAATGCCAACGACGGAACCATGGTGATCCAGGTATCCTTCGATGTTGGTACTGACCCGGATATGAATACCGTATTGGCCCAGAATCGTGTATCTGCGGCAACGGCCAAATTACCCAGTGCAGTTACCCAATATGGGGTGACCACCAAAAAATCATTGCCAAGTCAGTTAATGCTAATCACATTGACTACTGACAATCCAGCTCACAACAATGCCGAGTTTCTTGGGAATTATGGATTGATTAATATAAAAGACCGGTTGGCCCGTGTTCCAGGAATTGGACGGGTGGATATATTGGGAGCCGCCAATTATTCGATGCGAATCTGGATCAAACCAGACCTACTGGCGGTAAGGGGAATTACGGTCCCGGAGATCGTCAATGCGATCAACGAGCAGAACGTGATTGTTCCTGGAGGGAAATTTGGAGCGGAACCTGCACCCCCCGGCACTGAATTCACCTATACCGTTCGATTACCGGATAGATTTAATTCGCCAGAAGCATTTGAAGACATAGTGATCAGAACCCTTTCGGATGGGTCACAAATTAAGATTGGCGATGTTGCCCGGGTTGCCTTGGGAGTAGAAACCTATAGCATGATTCCCAGACTCGGTATCAATGTGACTGGTCGCGAGGCTGATCCAAAAGCAGCGGCTATTGTGGCTCTATACCAAGCTCCTGGCTCTAATGCCGTAGAGCTAGCTGATAATATTAAAACCGAGATGGTAGATATCAGTCAGGATTTTCCGGAGGGCATGAACTACGATGTTTCCCTGGACACCACTTTACCTATTACCGCGGGAATTCGTGATATAGTGGTCACCTTGATCATAGCGCTCATACTAGTCATATTAGTTGTTTTCATTTTTATACAAGATTGGCGTGCCACCTTGATCCCTACACTCGCAATCCCTGTCTCACTGATCGGGGCCTTTATGTTCTTCCCCTTGCTCGGCTTTACCATTAATGTCTTATCACTACTTGGGCTTGTCTTAGCAATCGGTATCGTGGTAGACGATGCCATTGTCGTTGTGGAGGCCGTTCAGGTGAATATCGAAAAAGGTATGTCCACCAAGGCGGCGACCATAGAAGCTATGAAGAAGGTTACAGCACCGGTCATTGCTACAACTTTGGTATTGGTAGCTGTGTTTATTCCGGTTGCTGGAATGGCTGGTATTACCGGAATCCTGTATCAGCAATTTGCCATCACCATTGTGGTCTCGGTATTGGTATCCTCTTTGAATGCCCTTACCCTGAGTCCTGCATTGTGTTCCATTTTATTGAAGAAACCAAAACCGTATGGCGGACCACTGGGTGCATTTTTTAAAGCCTTCAACAAATGGATGGGAAAGACGACTGACTCCTACATGAGCGTTACCCACGTGGTTACTCGCAAAATGAAAAGAGGAGTAATCTTTATTGTTCTGCTGACCGTTGGTGCCGCCATCTTCGGGAAATTGGTGCCTGGTGGTTTTATACCAGAGGAGGATATGGGGTACTTTTATGTCAACATCCAGTTGCCCAATGCTGCTTCCCTTCAGCGTACTGATGAGATCGGAAGCCAGGTGGAGGAAATCTTATTAGGCTTTGAAGAGGTCGAATACGTAACTAACGCTACTGGATATAGCTTGTTATCAGGTGCAATGGCTACCAACAATGCCTTTATGTTTGCTACCCTAAAAGATTGGGGAGATCGGGATTTTACGGCGAAGGAATTGATCAACCAAGTAAATATTGCATTGGCTACAAAAATAAAAGGGGGTCAGGCCTTCGCATTTGGGCCTCCTGCCATTCCAGGCTTGGGTAATGGTTCGGGATTCTCCATTATGTTACAAGACAAAGGAGGAAACACACCAGAATATCTCTCCCAGAACGCCGGTAAATTCATTCAAGCTGCCAACGCCAGAGAGGAGATCGGTAGTGCATTCACAACATTCCAAAGTACGGTACCACAGCGCTTCATGGATATAGACAAGGAAAAGGCCCTGAAGTTGGGTGTCTCTCTGAATGATCTGTATACCAGTATTGGTGCATTCATGGGAGGAGCCTATGTAAATGATTTTACGCGCTTTGGACGCTTGTATAAGACCTATATTCAAGCCGAAAGTGAATATCGGGTCGACGAAAAGCAGATCGAGAATTTCTTTATCAAGAACAAGGAGGGAGAAATGGTACCCCTTTCAACCCTGGCTACGGTAAAACCAGTATCCGGTCCGGATTATACAACCCGATTCAATCTCTTCCGTTCCGTAGAAGTTACAGGAGGTCCCGCTCCAGGATATTCATCGGCCCAAGCCATGGCCGCCTTGACCGAGGTTGCCTCAGAAGTGCTACCTGCCGATATGACTACCTCCTGGAATGCCATGTCGTTCCAAGAAAATAAAGCTTCTGGCTCCCTTGGAGTGATCCTAACTTTCTCATTGGTCTTTGTATTCCTCATTCTCGCAGCCCAATACGAAAGCTGGAGCCTCCCCTTCTCCATTCTGTTGGGAACACCATTTGCTATATTCGGTGCCCTCATGTTCCTGTGGATCGCCAGGCAGTTTAGTGTAAGTTTTGAGAACAACATCTTTGCCCAGGTTTCATTCGTGATGCTAATCGGTATGGCCGCCAAGAATGCCATTCTGATTGTTGAATTTGCCAATGATGAGTTTAAAAAAGGGCTCTCATTGTTCGACGCGGCGATTAATGCCGCCAAATCGAGGTTCCGTCCAATTTTAATGACTGCATTCTCCTTTATTCTCGGGGTTTTTCCCTTAGTGATAGCTTCAGGAACAGGAGCAGAAGCTCGAAAAGTAATGGGTATGGCATTGCTTGGTGGAATGAGTGTGGCTACCTTCTTGGGGGTTTTCTTCTATCCTATGCTTTTCGTTTTGATTGGAAAGCTAGCTGGTTACGAAAAGAAGCGAGATGCTCAAATGTCAACCCAACAAACCTCTGAAGAATGA